In a genomic window of Syntrophales bacterium:
- a CDS encoding peptide deformylase, producing MEGKRVLTLWTETGKNAGDAAILRTPCREAAFPFTPETIRNIETLVKTFLDRNDALGLAAPQIGISERIVVFRNKGFDEKTWSKKEDDFDVLVNPRITQSRGEPVKAAEGCLSCPDIQVEIDRFPEIKVRALDRHGKKINRRYLDFLARVAQHEIDHLDGKLIVDYEGSLWYPKKKERFFAEVLKERF from the coding sequence ATGGAGGGGAAACGAGTCCTGACCCTGTGGACCGAAACCGGAAAAAATGCCGGCGATGCTGCCATCCTGAGAACTCCCTGCCGGGAGGCGGCATTCCCGTTCACTCCGGAAACGATCCGGAACATCGAGACGCTGGTGAAAACCTTTCTCGATCGCAATGACGCCCTGGGCCTGGCGGCCCCGCAGATCGGCATCAGCGAGAGGATCGTGGTGTTCCGGAACAAGGGCTTCGACGAGAAGACCTGGTCGAAGAAGGAGGACGATTTCGACGTTCTGGTCAACCCGCGGATCACCCAGTCCCGGGGGGAACCGGTGAAGGCCGCGGAGGGATGCCTTTCCTGCCCCGACATCCAGGTGGAGATCGACCGGTTCCCGGAAATCAAGGTCCGGGCCCTGGACCGCCACGGGAAAAAGATCAACCGGCGCTATCTGGACTTCCTGGCCCGCGTCGCCCAGCACGAGATCGACCACCTGGACGGAAAGCTCATCGTCGATTACGAAGGCAGTCTCTGGTATCCGAAGAAGAAGGAACGCTTCTTCGCGGAGGTGCTCAAGGAGCGTTTTTAG
- a CDS encoding coproporphyrinogen III oxidase family protein, whose translation MLTSLIHRIISRQAKKEFSRAVNFQTGPPPELPACTDSESRLLYLHIPFCERLCPYCSFNRFVFQEKVCRRYFKALRNEMGLYRARGYDFQGIYVGGGTPTVLPDELAETLHLARETFGVREISVETNPNHLTDRNVEILQQAGVNRLSVGIQSFDDGLLRQMERRDKYGGGEEILARLRTYQGAFDTLNADMMFNFPTQTPKMLDRDLDVLLGSGVDQVTYYPLMVSDSTRQMVTRTLGYVDMKQEALFYRRILERLRPTYRMSSAWCFCRKPSLIDEYIVDYSEYAGLGSGSIGYLHGTCYANTFDVAEYATRIGRGEPPLMASRTFSLEERIRYDFMMKLFGMELKESYLKEKFGAVYPYLWKDIAAFTAAGGLRRRNGTFFLTERGCYYWVILMREFFTAVNNFRDFCRDAIASPLVW comes from the coding sequence ATGTTGACCTCATTGATTCACCGGATAATCAGCAGGCAGGCAAAAAAGGAATTTTCCAGGGCCGTGAATTTCCAGACCGGCCCGCCCCCGGAACTGCCGGCCTGCACCGACTCGGAGTCCCGCCTGCTCTATCTTCACATTCCCTTCTGCGAACGGCTGTGTCCCTACTGCTCGTTCAATCGTTTCGTTTTCCAGGAAAAGGTCTGCCGCCGCTACTTCAAGGCCCTGAGAAACGAGATGGGCCTCTACCGGGCCCGGGGCTATGATTTCCAGGGCATCTATGTCGGGGGCGGCACGCCGACGGTCCTGCCGGACGAACTGGCGGAAACGCTTCACCTGGCGCGGGAGACATTCGGAGTCCGCGAGATCTCCGTGGAGACGAACCCGAATCACCTGACGGACCGGAACGTGGAAATCCTGCAGCAGGCGGGGGTGAACCGTCTTTCCGTGGGCATCCAGAGTTTCGATGACGGGCTCCTGCGGCAGATGGAGCGGCGCGACAAGTACGGGGGCGGCGAGGAGATTCTCGCTCGTCTCCGGACATACCAGGGAGCGTTCGATACGCTCAACGCCGACATGATGTTCAATTTCCCCACCCAGACGCCCAAGATGCTCGATCGGGATCTGGACGTCCTGCTGGGGAGCGGCGTGGACCAGGTGACGTATTACCCCCTGATGGTGTCCGATTCGACCCGCCAGATGGTCACCCGGACGCTCGGATACGTGGACATGAAGCAGGAGGCTCTTTTCTACCGGCGCATTCTCGAACGGCTCCGGCCGACGTACCGGATGTCCTCGGCCTGGTGCTTCTGCCGCAAACCCTCCCTCATCGACGAATACATCGTGGATTACAGCGAATATGCCGGCCTGGGCAGCGGGTCCATCGGGTATCTCCACGGGACCTGCTATGCCAACACCTTCGATGTGGCCGAGTATGCCACCCGGATCGGTCGGGGAGAGCCGCCGCTGATGGCCTCCCGGACCTTCAGCCTTGAGGAGAGGATCCGTTACGATTTCATGATGAAGCTATTCGGCATGGAATTGAAGGAGTCATACCTGAAGGAAAAGTTTGGGGCCGTGTACCCGTATCTCTGGAAAGACATTGCGGCCTTCACCGCGGCTGGAGGGCTCCGCCGGCGAAACGGTACGTTTTTCCTGACGGAACGGGGATGCTACTACTGGGTCATCCTGATGCGTGAGTTTTTCACGGCGGTGAACAACTTCCGCGATTTCTGCCGCGACGCCATCGCTTCTCCGCTGGTGTGGTGA